The proteins below are encoded in one region of Belonocnema kinseyi isolate 2016_QV_RU_SX_M_011 chromosome 3, B_treatae_v1, whole genome shotgun sequence:
- the LOC117168919 gene encoding uncharacterized protein LOC117168919, whose product MDELLQLWELQSLIPGFNDQNIDLDVCSNLDCESIKELIKDVGNRIKFKKKWEEHFNKKLPSYNSFDAHTPEGNFSQNEGNDYQNSSQNENDDPNKENNEIQYIGERMYRALNLPSVKDTLIQSKEGKAILKYYSKHNDLTSEHRDRMVDLEITNAMDKTDGSLTKHEFKHFASNVKEIFAIEDFNIYYVSPIKKMDCRDNQSVPVRGKFAGRYKIKLQQCKRLLGSESSRNFLQDLDDDPDFKTNEVKGAGVPSFT is encoded by the exons ATGGATGAGCTGCTTCAATTGTGGGAATTGCAATCCCTTATACCTGGTTTTAACG ATCAAAACATTGACTTAGATGTCTGTTCTAACTTAGATTGTGAATCTATAAAAGAGTTAATAAAAGATGTGGGAaatagaatcaaatttaaaaagaagtggGAGGAgcatttcaataaaaagttaccaTCTTATAATTCGTTTGATGCTCACACGCCAGAAGGAAACTTT tcacaAAATGAAGGAAACGATTATCAAAATTCATCACAAAATGAGAATGATGATCCAAATAAAGAGAACAATGAAATACAGTACATTGGTGAACGAATGTACAGAGCATTAAATTTGCCTTCTGTTAAAGATACTTTAATTCAATCTAAAGAAGGTAAAGCGATCTTGAAGTATTATTCAAAACACAATGATCTTACTTCCGAGCACAGAGATAGAATGGTAGATCTTGAGATCACAAACGCTATGGACAAGACAGATGG GTCTTTAACAAAGCACGAGTTCAAGCACTTTGCATCTAACGTCAAAGAAATTTTTGCAAtcgaagattttaatatttactatgttTCTCCAATTAAGAAAATGGATTGCAGAGATAACCAATCAGTTCCCGTTAGAGGAAAATTTGCTGGAAGATATAAAATTAAGTTGCAACAATGCAAACGGTTATTAGGGTCTGAATCTTCTAGAAATTTCTTGCAAGACTTAGATGATGATCCAG ACTTTAAGACTAATGAAGTTAAAGGCGCTGGCGTTCCTAGTTTCACCTAG